The Arthrobacter sp. NicSoilC5 genome has a window encoding:
- a CDS encoding GNAT family N-acetyltransferase, translating to MTENTTSAEDKFTANVSLRRNDAQHRYELLVDGRLAVQAFFHDLPGHIDFTHTETGEDFEGQGLGKVLAHFALDDVVATGKRIIPHCPFISSYLRKHEGYEQFVDWPER from the coding sequence ATGACCGAGAACACCACGTCCGCTGAGGACAAGTTCACCGCAAATGTCTCGCTGCGGCGCAATGACGCACAGCACCGGTACGAACTCCTGGTGGACGGCAGGCTGGCTGTCCAGGCCTTTTTCCACGATCTTCCCGGGCACATCGATTTCACCCACACCGAGACCGGCGAGGATTTCGAGGGACAAGGCCTGGGCAAGGTCCTTGCACACTTTGCCCTGGATGACGTGGTGGCCACCGGCAAGCGGATCATTCCGCACTGCCCGTTCATTTCCAGCTACCTGCGAAAGCACGAAGGCTACGAACAATTCGTCGATTGGCCGGAACGCTGA
- a CDS encoding SDR family oxidoreductase yields MTPTSNRTTALVTGASAGLGHEFAEQLAAQGHDLVLVARNASRLAETAEDFRRRYGVTAEVLPADLTQDDDVAAVVERLEDATRPVGILVNNAGIGLLHNFEDNHAAEERRHLKLHAETSMVLTHAALRGMLERGEGRIINVASVAAFLPRGTYSAAKAWLVSFSRWANLAYRKRGIKVTAVCPGFTHTEFHDRMGMDKSVAPSWTWLRAERVVREGLADNERGKAVSIPSKRYKVVAAVAKVAPARLMAGPARKPK; encoded by the coding sequence ATGACGCCAACCAGCAACCGAACCACAGCACTTGTTACTGGCGCCAGCGCCGGCCTGGGCCACGAATTTGCCGAGCAGCTCGCCGCCCAGGGGCATGACCTGGTCCTGGTGGCGCGCAACGCGTCCCGGCTCGCAGAAACAGCGGAAGACTTCCGGCGGCGGTACGGCGTCACGGCTGAGGTGCTGCCCGCCGACCTGACGCAGGACGACGACGTCGCGGCCGTCGTCGAACGCCTTGAGGACGCCACGCGGCCGGTGGGGATCCTGGTGAACAACGCCGGGATCGGCCTGCTGCACAACTTTGAGGACAACCACGCAGCGGAGGAGAGGCGCCACCTGAAGCTGCACGCGGAAACGTCCATGGTGCTCACCCATGCGGCACTCAGGGGGATGCTGGAGCGCGGGGAGGGCCGGATCATCAATGTGGCCAGCGTGGCTGCGTTCCTGCCGCGCGGCACTTACTCGGCGGCGAAGGCGTGGCTGGTGAGCTTCAGCCGGTGGGCAAACCTGGCCTATCGCAAGCGGGGCATCAAGGTCACAGCCGTCTGCCCGGGCTTCACCCATACGGAGTTCCACGACCGGATGGGGATGGACAAGTCGGTGGCCCCGTCCTGGACGTGGCTGCGCGCGGAGCGGGTGGTCAGGGAAGGCCTGGCGGACAATGAACGCGGCAAGGCGGTGTCCATCCCCTCCAAGAGGTACAAAGTGGTTGCCGCCGTGGCCAAGGTGGCGCCGGCGCGGCTAATGGCCGGGCCGGCGCGGAAGCCGAAGTAG
- a CDS encoding FUSC family protein, translating into MKRVVEQVRALHRLEPANGDHLAALRVALSVAVPSLLLLAAGRTDLIIYAVFGALTGMYGRSEPHQLRLRHQGQGALVLLTGVVVGVTLSINHIHSWGLVAVEATLAGVGSVYADRVRLKPNGPFFGILALGACASVPTAVPWYTAMLIAVASSVFSILIGFSGWVRRRSWEPGATRSVPRRSAAGRRELSVHAARYVLAVGAAGTVGVISGSGHPHWAMAAAAVPLAGADLPSSVRRGVHRIVGTFLGLAVTAVVIIPGPWTLAALYPALQEPVHRAVVLALLVILFQFATELFMTRHYGLAMVWFTPVILLITQLASPTEPRVLILERAVETLVGALLGILVVLAVRRSGARPRKALPGLPARRPGLLRLPRRPGH; encoded by the coding sequence ATGAAGCGCGTTGTGGAGCAGGTACGCGCGCTCCACCGGTTGGAACCTGCCAACGGCGACCACCTTGCCGCGCTCCGCGTGGCCCTCAGCGTGGCGGTACCGTCGCTGCTCCTGCTGGCCGCCGGCCGTACCGACCTCATCATCTACGCCGTGTTCGGCGCGCTCACCGGCATGTACGGCCGCTCGGAACCGCACCAGCTCCGGCTCCGCCACCAGGGCCAGGGCGCCCTTGTGCTGCTCACCGGCGTGGTGGTGGGAGTAACGCTCTCCATCAACCACATCCACTCTTGGGGGCTCGTGGCAGTGGAAGCGACCCTGGCCGGAGTGGGGTCGGTATACGCGGACAGGGTACGGCTGAAACCCAACGGGCCCTTCTTTGGAATCCTCGCCCTGGGCGCCTGCGCTTCCGTTCCCACCGCAGTCCCCTGGTACACCGCCATGCTCATCGCGGTGGCGTCGTCGGTATTCTCCATCCTGATTGGCTTCAGCGGCTGGGTTCGGCGGCGGTCCTGGGAGCCAGGAGCCACCCGGAGCGTCCCGCGCCGTTCGGCGGCGGGGCGCCGGGAGTTGTCAGTCCACGCCGCCCGGTACGTCCTGGCGGTGGGTGCCGCCGGGACCGTGGGCGTCATCAGCGGCAGCGGCCACCCGCACTGGGCCATGGCCGCGGCCGCCGTACCCCTTGCCGGAGCAGACCTGCCCAGCAGCGTCCGGCGGGGCGTCCACCGCATCGTCGGGACGTTCCTGGGACTGGCGGTCACCGCCGTCGTCATCATCCCGGGACCCTGGACCCTGGCGGCGCTGTACCCGGCGCTTCAGGAGCCGGTACACCGGGCGGTGGTGCTGGCGCTGCTGGTGATCCTCTTCCAGTTCGCCACGGAACTGTTCATGACCAGGCACTATGGCCTGGCCATGGTCTGGTTCACCCCGGTCATCCTGCTGATAACCCAGCTGGCCTCCCCCACCGAACCCCGGGTCCTGATCCTTGAGCGGGCCGTGGAGACGCTGGTGGGCGCGCTGCTGGGGATCCTGGTGGTGCTGGCCGTCCGCAGGTCCGGTGCCCGGCCGCGGAAGGCCCTTCCCGGGCTGCCGGCCAGGCGCCCCGGCCTACTTCGGCTTCCGCGCCGGCCCGGCCATTAG
- a CDS encoding MFS transporter, with protein MPTDRSMTDSSAGARSARGTDPAAPTAAKKPRLLPRRRLKESDVNVVDQPMLKKALGGTIVGNTMEWYDVGVFGYLITTMGPVFLPESDPTTQTLFLLGTFAATFIARPLGGVIFGWLGDKMGRQKILATTLMIMAASTFAVGLLPGYAQIGLWAAALLVLLKVIQGFSTGGEYAGATTFVSEYAADKRRGFFASFLDLGSYLGFAIGAALVSVLQLTLGQGTMEDWGWRIPFLVAGPLGLIAVYFRSKIEESPQFQATLDAQEENAKNASAGDTATAKGPVGIVKAYWRPIIVAMVVVAAANTAGYALTSYMPTYLTESKGYDEVHGTLLTIPVLVVMSLCIPLTGKLSDRIGRRPVLWIGAVSTIVLAIPAFMLIGIGQIWSTLAGLALIAFPVTFYVANLASALPAQFPTSSRYGAMGIAYNFAVAIFGGTTPFIVAALIGATGNDMMPAYYLMATSLVGAVAIYFLKESANRPLPGSMPSVDTQAEAKELVATQDENPLINLDELPFDTEDGTDTHAQRGVPAGA; from the coding sequence ATGCCCACAGACCGAAGCATGACCGACTCTTCAGCAGGCGCCAGGAGCGCCCGCGGAACCGACCCTGCAGCCCCCACGGCTGCCAAGAAGCCCAGGCTGCTGCCACGCCGCCGGCTCAAGGAATCCGATGTCAACGTGGTGGACCAGCCCATGCTCAAAAAAGCACTGGGCGGCACGATCGTTGGCAACACCATGGAGTGGTACGACGTAGGCGTTTTCGGCTACCTCATCACCACCATGGGCCCGGTGTTCCTCCCTGAATCCGATCCCACCACCCAAACGCTGTTCCTGCTGGGAACCTTTGCCGCCACCTTCATCGCCCGTCCTCTGGGCGGCGTGATCTTCGGCTGGCTGGGCGACAAGATGGGCCGCCAGAAGATCCTGGCCACCACGCTGATGATCATGGCGGCCAGCACGTTCGCCGTCGGCCTCCTGCCCGGATACGCCCAGATCGGCCTCTGGGCTGCAGCGCTCCTGGTGCTTCTCAAGGTCATCCAGGGCTTCTCCACCGGCGGCGAGTACGCCGGCGCCACCACGTTCGTCAGCGAGTACGCCGCTGACAAGCGCCGCGGCTTCTTCGCCAGCTTCCTGGACCTGGGCAGCTACCTCGGCTTCGCCATCGGCGCTGCCTTGGTCTCTGTCCTGCAGCTGACCCTGGGCCAGGGCACCATGGAGGACTGGGGCTGGCGCATCCCGTTCCTGGTTGCCGGGCCGCTGGGCCTGATCGCCGTGTACTTCCGGAGCAAGATCGAGGAATCGCCGCAGTTCCAGGCCACCCTTGACGCCCAGGAAGAAAACGCCAAGAACGCCTCCGCCGGGGACACCGCCACGGCCAAGGGACCCGTCGGTATCGTCAAGGCCTACTGGCGCCCCATCATTGTGGCCATGGTTGTTGTGGCCGCTGCCAACACTGCCGGCTACGCGCTGACGTCCTACATGCCCACGTACCTGACCGAGTCCAAGGGCTACGACGAGGTGCACGGCACGCTGCTGACGATTCCCGTCCTGGTGGTCATGAGCCTCTGCATCCCGCTGACCGGCAAGCTCTCCGACCGGATTGGCCGCCGTCCTGTGCTCTGGATCGGCGCTGTCAGTACTATCGTCCTGGCCATCCCGGCCTTCATGCTGATTGGCATTGGGCAGATCTGGTCCACCCTCGCCGGCCTGGCCCTGATCGCTTTCCCCGTGACCTTCTACGTGGCCAACCTGGCTTCGGCACTCCCGGCCCAGTTCCCCACCTCCAGCCGGTACGGAGCGATGGGCATTGCCTACAACTTCGCCGTAGCCATCTTCGGCGGGACCACGCCGTTCATCGTGGCCGCGCTGATCGGGGCCACCGGCAACGACATGATGCCGGCGTACTACCTGATGGCCACCTCCCTGGTGGGCGCCGTGGCCATCTACTTCCTGAAGGAATCCGCCAACCGGCCGCTCCCGGGATCGATGCCCAGCGTTGACACCCAGGCAGAGGCCAAGGAACTGGTGGCGACCCAGGACGAGAACCCGCTGATCAACCTGGACGAACTGCCGTTCGACACCGAGGACGGCACCGACACCCACGCACAGCGCGGGGTTCCGGCCGGGGCATAG
- a CDS encoding ATP-dependent DNA ligase, whose protein sequence is MAGSRERVRVAGRELTLTNLDKIIYPETGTTKADVLAYYAAVAHVLIPAAANRPATRKRWVNGVGTADKPGEVFFQKDLEDSAPGWLPRAAITHKDRTIHYPLVNDAATLAWFGQINSLEIHVPQWRVDSHGHQLNPDRLVLDLDPGDGAGLPECREVALLARTILQDVGLDPVPVTSGSKGIHLYASLDGSQTSEQISAFARELARALEADHPDLAVSDMKKSLRTGKVLVDWSQNNAAKTTVVPYSLRGRPTPMVAAPRTWREIQSPTLKHLDYQEVLRRVRDGKDPFAAVVNAAAGAAAGGTTDSPDQGDAHHDADARLGRYRSMRDPKATPEPFAGIPAGGNSFVIQEHHASRLHWDLRLEHEGVLASWALPKGVPESGGRNHLAVQTEDHPMDYLTFHGTIPKGQYGAGEMTIWDTGTYELHKWINGKEVIVTLTGSESGGLGGSRKVALIHTGRGQGKDAENQWLIHLMDQEQQGGRRRQPARAVPEPSQDAGGEEASEAPAATHSAPADPLEYAPMMATSGSTADLHGSTWQYELKWDGVRALLVADSEKVRIFSRNGNDVTKTYPEFTDRACWPEQPFVADGEIIAVGPGGRPDFGLLQGRMKLTRAADVAKARTSIPVQLMLFDLLFDDGKDLRRLPLSTRRQRLEEFFRPSGCPVDLSMVLEESVDLLLDSARELGLEGVMAKRTDSRYVSGQRTRTWIKLKTEQTQEVVVGGWRPGKGGRQDTVGSLLVGIPDGGKLQYVGRVGSGFSSRELTELRQTVERLGRKTSPFHDVPRPDSADAHWVSPELVGEVTYSEWTGPGRLRHPRWRGWRLDKDPSDVVREG, encoded by the coding sequence ATGGCAGGTAGCCGGGAACGTGTCCGGGTGGCGGGGCGCGAACTGACACTGACCAACCTGGACAAGATCATCTACCCGGAGACCGGCACCACCAAGGCGGATGTGCTGGCTTACTACGCCGCAGTGGCGCACGTCCTGATACCGGCGGCCGCCAACCGCCCGGCCACGCGGAAGCGGTGGGTCAACGGGGTGGGCACCGCGGACAAACCGGGAGAGGTGTTTTTCCAGAAGGACCTGGAGGACTCAGCCCCCGGCTGGCTGCCCCGGGCCGCGATCACCCACAAGGACCGGACCATCCACTACCCCCTGGTCAACGACGCCGCCACGCTGGCCTGGTTCGGCCAGATCAACTCCCTCGAAATCCACGTGCCGCAGTGGCGGGTGGATTCGCACGGCCACCAGCTCAATCCGGACCGGCTGGTGCTGGACCTGGACCCGGGCGACGGTGCCGGGCTGCCGGAATGCCGGGAGGTGGCCCTCCTGGCCCGGACCATCCTGCAGGACGTGGGCCTGGACCCGGTCCCGGTGACCAGCGGCAGCAAGGGCATCCACCTGTACGCGTCGCTGGACGGCAGCCAGACCTCGGAACAGATCTCCGCTTTCGCCCGTGAACTGGCCCGGGCACTCGAGGCCGACCACCCGGACCTTGCCGTCAGCGACATGAAGAAATCCCTGCGCACGGGCAAGGTGCTGGTGGACTGGAGCCAGAACAACGCGGCAAAAACCACGGTGGTCCCCTACTCGCTGCGCGGCAGGCCCACGCCCATGGTGGCCGCCCCGCGGACATGGCGGGAAATCCAGTCTCCCACGCTGAAGCACCTGGACTACCAGGAGGTGCTGCGCCGGGTGCGGGACGGCAAGGACCCGTTCGCCGCCGTCGTCAACGCCGCGGCAGGCGCGGCGGCGGGTGGGACAACCGACAGCCCGGACCAGGGGGACGCACACCACGACGCCGACGCCCGGCTGGGCAGGTACCGTTCCATGCGCGACCCCAAGGCGACCCCCGAACCGTTCGCTGGCATCCCGGCCGGCGGCAACAGTTTTGTCATCCAGGAGCACCACGCCAGCCGCCTGCACTGGGACCTGCGGCTGGAACACGAGGGGGTCCTGGCGTCATGGGCCCTGCCCAAGGGCGTCCCGGAATCCGGTGGCAGGAACCATCTGGCAGTCCAGACCGAGGACCATCCCATGGACTACCTCACCTTCCACGGCACCATCCCCAAGGGGCAGTACGGCGCGGGCGAGATGACGATTTGGGACACCGGCACCTACGAACTGCACAAGTGGATCAACGGCAAGGAAGTCATTGTCACCCTGACGGGCTCGGAAAGCGGCGGCCTGGGCGGCAGCAGGAAGGTGGCCCTCATCCACACCGGACGCGGGCAAGGCAAGGACGCCGAAAACCAATGGCTCATCCACCTGATGGACCAGGAGCAGCAAGGCGGACGACGACGGCAGCCGGCCCGGGCAGTGCCGGAACCTTCGCAGGACGCCGGCGGCGAAGAGGCGTCCGAGGCTCCCGCAGCAACGCACAGCGCTCCCGCCGACCCGCTGGAGTACGCGCCCATGATGGCAACCTCAGGAAGCACCGCCGACCTGCACGGCAGCACGTGGCAGTACGAGCTCAAGTGGGACGGCGTCCGGGCGCTGCTGGTGGCGGACAGCGAAAAGGTCCGGATCTTCTCCCGCAACGGCAATGATGTCACCAAGACCTACCCCGAGTTCACGGACCGGGCCTGCTGGCCGGAGCAGCCGTTCGTGGCGGATGGTGAGATCATCGCCGTCGGGCCCGGTGGAAGGCCTGACTTTGGCCTGCTGCAGGGGCGGATGAAACTCACCCGGGCCGCCGACGTCGCCAAAGCCCGCACCTCGATCCCGGTCCAGCTGATGCTGTTCGACCTGCTCTTCGACGACGGCAAGGACCTCCGGCGCCTGCCGCTCAGCACACGGCGGCAGCGGCTGGAGGAATTCTTCCGTCCCTCCGGCTGCCCGGTGGACCTGTCCATGGTGCTTGAGGAATCCGTGGACCTCCTCCTCGACAGCGCCCGGGAGCTCGGCCTTGAAGGCGTGATGGCCAAGAGGACCGACAGCCGCTACGTGAGCGGGCAGCGGACCAGGACCTGGATCAAACTCAAGACGGAGCAGACGCAGGAAGTGGTGGTGGGCGGCTGGCGGCCGGGGAAGGGCGGGCGGCAGGACACCGTGGGATCGCTGCTGGTGGGCATTCCCGACGGCGGCAAGCTGCAGTACGTGGGCCGGGTCGGGTCCGGTTTCAGCAGCCGGGAGCTCACGGAACTCCGCCAGACGGTGGAACGCCTGGGCCGGAAGACCTCACCCTTCCACGACGTCCCCCGGCCGGATTCCGCCGACGCCCACTGGGTGTCACCGGAGCTTGTAGGCGAGGTGACCTACAGCGAGTGGACGGGGCCGGGCAGGCTCAGGCATCCACGGTGGCGGGGCTGGCGCCTGGACAAGGACCCGTCGGACGTGGTCCGCGAAGGGTGA
- a CDS encoding Ku protein, translated as MRAIWKGAIAFGLVNVPVKVYSATEDHDISLHQVHNADGGRIRYQRRCEVCSEVVDYSDIEKAFEEDGRTVVLSKDELKSIPAENSHEIEVVQFVPSEQLEPMMFEKSYYLEPDSKSPKAYVLLRRALEDTDRVAIVQFALREKTRLGALRIKDDVLVLQSLLWPDEVREASFPSLEADIRISAQERDMSAALVESMAADFEPDSFTDEYQVQLRQLIDAKLEQGESLDTEETFGVEAGEGGKGEVIDLMEALKRSLDRKRGGGEAASAGGESDDEADAGDEDTETAKPARRTSGTKAAASRTAAAKTGTDDAKPAARSSAKSTPASAKSTASKSTTAKSTAAKSAAAKTTASKSSGAGSADTKASGAKAAAKPAAKTTRARKPA; from the coding sequence ATGAGAGCCATCTGGAAAGGTGCCATCGCGTTCGGCCTGGTCAACGTGCCCGTGAAGGTCTACAGCGCCACTGAGGATCATGACATCAGTCTGCACCAGGTTCACAATGCCGATGGCGGCAGGATCCGCTACCAGCGCCGGTGCGAGGTCTGCAGCGAGGTGGTGGACTACTCGGACATCGAGAAGGCCTTCGAGGAGGATGGCCGCACGGTGGTGCTGTCCAAGGATGAGCTCAAGTCCATTCCCGCCGAGAACAGCCACGAGATCGAAGTGGTGCAGTTCGTGCCGTCGGAGCAGCTCGAACCCATGATGTTCGAGAAGAGCTATTACCTTGAGCCGGATTCCAAGTCGCCCAAGGCCTACGTTCTGCTGCGCCGCGCGCTGGAGGACACGGACCGGGTGGCCATCGTCCAGTTCGCACTGCGCGAGAAGACCCGGCTGGGTGCCCTGCGGATCAAGGACGACGTCCTGGTGCTGCAGTCCCTGCTCTGGCCCGACGAGGTGCGCGAGGCGAGCTTCCCGTCCCTGGAGGCGGACATCAGGATCTCCGCCCAGGAACGTGACATGTCAGCGGCGCTGGTGGAATCCATGGCCGCCGACTTCGAACCAGACTCCTTCACCGACGAGTACCAGGTGCAGCTCCGCCAGCTGATCGACGCCAAGCTGGAACAGGGCGAATCGCTGGACACGGAGGAAACCTTTGGCGTGGAAGCCGGCGAGGGCGGCAAGGGCGAGGTCATCGACCTCATGGAGGCCCTCAAACGGAGCCTGGACCGGAAGCGCGGCGGCGGGGAAGCCGCCTCCGCTGGCGGGGAATCCGACGACGAAGCGGACGCAGGGGACGAGGACACCGAAACCGCCAAACCGGCACGCCGGACCTCCGGCACCAAGGCGGCCGCGTCCAGGACCGCGGCAGCGAAGACCGGCACGGACGATGCCAAACCGGCCGCCAGGTCATCAGCGAAGTCCACACCGGCTTCCGCCAAGTCCACGGCGTCCAAGTCGACGACAGCCAAATCCACTGCAGCCAAGTCCGCTGCAGCTAAAACAACCGCGTCCAAGTCCTCCGGCGCAGGCTCGGCGGACACCAAGGCGTCCGGCGCAAAGGCCGCGGCAAAGCCGGCTGCCAAGACCACCAGGGCGCGCAAGCCGGCCTGA
- a CDS encoding class I SAM-dependent methyltransferase, which produces MSQQTDAVEADRELKRKHRAMWASGDYPALADEMLLELGAVLVEACGIRSRQRVLDVAAGTGNAAIPAAMMGAKVVASDLTPELFEAGRKEAANRGVSLEWQEGDAEALPFGDAEFDAVMSCIGVMFAPHHQAAADELLRVCKPGGSVGLLSWTPEGFVGQMLAALKPFAPPPPPGAQPAPLWGSEEHVRELLGDRITDVHTRKQNLAVRSFHQPADFVRYFKSHYGPIIAVYKFLGEDQEKVKALDKALTDLADSFGDAHGDSPFQMEWEYLLFTARKAAA; this is translated from the coding sequence ATGAGCCAGCAGACCGATGCAGTGGAGGCGGACCGGGAGCTGAAGAGAAAGCACCGGGCCATGTGGGCGTCAGGGGATTACCCCGCCCTCGCGGACGAGATGCTCCTGGAACTGGGCGCCGTCCTGGTGGAGGCCTGCGGCATCAGGTCACGCCAACGGGTCCTGGACGTTGCGGCCGGAACCGGCAACGCGGCCATTCCCGCGGCCATGATGGGTGCCAAGGTGGTGGCCAGCGACCTTACTCCTGAACTTTTTGAGGCAGGGCGCAAAGAGGCAGCCAACCGTGGCGTCAGCCTGGAGTGGCAGGAGGGCGACGCGGAAGCCCTGCCGTTCGGCGATGCGGAGTTCGACGCAGTGATGTCCTGCATCGGGGTGATGTTCGCCCCGCACCACCAGGCGGCCGCGGACGAGCTGCTCCGGGTCTGCAAGCCGGGCGGCTCCGTCGGGCTGCTCAGCTGGACGCCGGAAGGATTCGTCGGGCAGATGCTGGCCGCCCTGAAGCCGTTTGCCCCGCCGCCCCCGCCCGGCGCGCAGCCGGCCCCGCTCTGGGGGAGCGAGGAGCATGTCCGCGAACTGCTGGGGGACCGGATCACCGACGTTCACACCCGCAAGCAGAACCTGGCCGTCAGGAGCTTCCACCAGCCCGCGGACTTCGTCAGGTATTTCAAGTCCCACTACGGCCCCATCATCGCCGTCTACAAATTCCTGGGCGAGGACCAGGAAAAGGTCAAGGCCTTGGACAAGGCCCTGACCGACCTTGCCGATTCCTTCGGTGATGCGCACGGCGATTCCCCGTTCCAGATGGAGTGGGAGTACCTGCTCTTCACGGCAAGAAAGGCTGCAGCATGA
- a CDS encoding SRPBCC domain-containing protein has translation MTENHVATSVTMIDAGPERVWEVITDPAAVKEFMFGATLQTDWRVGSPITWQGEWEGKPFQDKGRILEVEPGRKLVYTHFSPLSGQEDKPENYHTLEWTLEDQDGATKLSLSQDNNPSEEAAAHSKGMWDKLVADVKALAERG, from the coding sequence ATGACCGAAAACCATGTAGCAACGTCCGTCACCATGATCGACGCCGGGCCGGAACGCGTGTGGGAGGTGATTACCGACCCCGCCGCCGTGAAGGAGTTCATGTTCGGGGCAACCCTGCAGACCGACTGGAGGGTCGGCAGCCCCATTACGTGGCAGGGGGAGTGGGAGGGAAAGCCCTTCCAGGACAAGGGCCGGATCCTCGAGGTCGAACCAGGCCGGAAACTGGTGTACACCCACTTCAGCCCGTTGTCCGGCCAAGAGGACAAGCCGGAGAACTACCACACGCTCGAATGGACGCTGGAGGACCAGGACGGCGCCACGAAGCTTTCGCTGTCGCAGGACAACAACCCCAGCGAGGAAGCTGCAGCGCACTCCAAAGGCATGTGGGACAAGCTCGTGGCGGACGTCAAGGCGCTCGCCGAGCGCGGCTGA
- a CDS encoding HPr family phosphocarrier protein — MPERTATVASRVGLHARPAAIFAEAAGEFDLDITIAREGEPADEAMDAASILSLMSLGASHGDVVVLRAEGAGADDALERLVQILETDHDAE; from the coding sequence ATGCCAGAACGCACCGCAACAGTCGCCAGCCGCGTGGGCCTGCACGCCCGCCCCGCCGCTATCTTTGCCGAGGCAGCCGGAGAGTTCGACCTGGACATCACCATCGCCCGTGAAGGCGAGCCGGCAGACGAGGCCATGGATGCCGCCAGCATCCTGTCCCTCATGAGCCTGGGCGCCTCACACGGCGACGTGGTGGTCCTCCGCGCCGAAGGTGCCGGCGCAGACGATGCGCTGGAGCGCCTGGTGCAGATCCTCGAAACGGATCACGACGCCGAGTAG